In one window of Gossypium hirsutum isolate 1008001.06 chromosome A01, Gossypium_hirsutum_v2.1, whole genome shotgun sequence DNA:
- the LOC107918082 gene encoding activating signal cointegrator 1 complex subunit 2 isoform X1, translating to MSNRYTHGNRQDGDNRNNFQKSQKKFIPKNQNQNSNSNPNRNRNRNRNPNPNPNPTSLSNSIRQPLPKQHDAPPSSSRLRMGENGDWVPNRATPSSLSNGNFVNYLPQDEAVAAGLSAEEGGLDPVESQRVVDLLNRELACLLKLSPREFWKQVAGDTSLHEFLDSFLQFRSRWYDFPHRGVKGIVAGIIVGESELSRRVFMMLYRISSNRDPGARAVDSLSVNDHAVILQEKKLLDLPKLLDICAIYGHENDDLTKLLISNALKAQPTIHDNLTGVLSHFLSIVHTMHERCSTSLEVLLSSGNHGDHGFYRLHTDFLEVMDFINDAIVSMDAFITAYRPAAVFFSCPVEMSYGNEELLTALSRLHDNLLPSLQRGFQISTKSGEFTMLTDIAISLKMLSLRIVELGWKLLDICYLSDEVFLDGHPIPTASKMFPATVEDPFIRADILVQTLREINGVSLQSLENEKQDTFLKSVEKNCNIMSKLENLQNTGWIFMDDEQFQYLSGIMTFSTKGIAKEQTPKPPMSAPATSSKVQMDEDAAIMQSKISQVKDLFPDYGKGFIAACLEVYNQNPEEVIQRILEGTLHEDLLALDTSLETMPVPKSASTLSRNDKGKGKMVDADKGKGKLVDTIAVSSTTTVPVVNRQPVEGPSVSSSSTVGRFIRKSKDDSPDSATLDSRDENDSLRKVALISQYEYEDEYDDSFDDLGLSVAESGVEETEILSDKLISNFGKSQPESSGQTMPSSKWGSRQKPQYYVKDGKNYSYKVAGSVAVANANEASLVTQAQEELIHRLGRGGNLPLGAVKKLVEHEEQTNQPDVSETGRREHTRNPRGRGRRGGGRQRESQAEQENLPDNTEAEERGNVGNHRGRGRRGSGRHNNYRKDRAMNKHFSGLTGF from the exons ATGTCTAATAGGTATACTCACGGCAATAGACAAGACGGCGACAACAGAAATAATTTCCAAAAATCCCAGAAGAAATTCATccccaaaaatcaaaatcaaaattcaaattcaaatccaAATCGAAATCGAAATCGAAATCGAAATCCAAACCCAAACCCTAATCCCACCTCCCTCTCTAATTCCATCAGGCAACCCCTTCCCAAACAGCACGATGCTCCGCCTTCCAGCAGCCGTCTTCGCATGGGAGAGAATGGGGATTGGGTGCCAAACAGAGCAACTCCATCCAGTCTCTCTAACGGGAATTTCGTAAATTACTTGCCACAAGATGAAGCCGTGGCGGCGGGCCTCAGCGCGGAGGAAGGAGGATTGGATCCAGTGGAATCACAGAGAGTTGTTGACCTCTTAAATAGAGAGTTGGCTTGCTTGCTTAAGCTCAGTCCCAGGGAATTCTGGAAGCAAG TGGCTGGCGACACTTCTTTGCATGAATTTTTGGACAGCTTCTTGCAATTTAGAAGCAGGTGGTACGATTTTCCTCATCGCGGTGTGAAAGGGATCGTAGCAGGGATTATTGTTGGAGAGTCTGAACTAAGCCGCCGTGTCTTCATGATGTTGTATCGAAT ATCTTCAAATCGGGACCCTGGTGCTAGAGCTGTCGATAGCCTTAGTGTCAACGACCATGCAG TCATCTTGCAGGAGAAGAAATTGCTTGACTTGCCCAAGTTGTTGGACATATGCGCTATTTATggtcatgaaaatgatgatctgACTAAATTGCTG ATTTCAAATGCTCTGAAAGCTCAGCCTACAATCCATGATAATCTGACTGGGGTATTGTCTCATTTCTTGAGTATTGTTCACACAATGCATGAACGCTGCAGCACATCTTTGGAG GTCCTTCTCTCTTCTGGAAATCATGGGGATCATGGATTTTATCGGCTTCATACTGACTTTTTGGAG GTGATGGACTTTATTAATGATGCCATTGTATCCATGGATGCTTTTATTACCGCGTACAGACCTGCAGCTGTTTTTTTCTCTTGCCCTGTTGAAATGAG TTATGGAAATGAAGAATTGCTCACAGCTCTTTCACGTCTGCATGACAATTTACTTCCATCTTTGCAGCGAGGTTTTCAAATCAGTACTAAATCAGGAGAATTCACAATGCTAACAGATATTGCTATAAGTTTGAAGATGTTATCTTTGAGAATAGTTGAACTTGGTTGGAAACTATTAGATATTTGCTATCTTAGTGATGAAGTGTTTTTGGATGGACATCCTATTCCAACTGCATCAAAGATGTTTCCAGCCACAGTGGAAGATCCATTTATAAGAGCAGATATTTTAGTTCAAACTCTTAGGGAGATAAATGGAGTTTCATTGCAAAGTCTGGAGAACGAGAAACAAGATACTTTCCTTAAGAGTGTTGAAAAGAATTGCAATATAATGAGCAAACTTGAGAATTTGCAGAATACTG GGTGGATATTCATGGATGATGAACAGTTTCAGTATCTATCTGGGATTATGACGTTTTCAACAAAGGGCATTGCTAAAGAGCAAACCCCTAAACCCCCCATGTCAGCCCCGGCGACAAGCAGCAAGGTACAGATGGATGAAGATGCAGCAATTATGCAATCAAAAATCAGCCAAGTTAAAGATCTCTTTCCTGATTATGGCAAAGGGTTTATAGCTGCATGCCTTGAAGTTTATAACCAGAATCCAGAAGAGGTTATTCAGAGGATTCTTGAGGGAACACTTCATGAAGATCTGCTGGCCTTGGACACTTCCCTGGAGACAATGCCAGTGCCCAAGTCTGCTTCAACCCTGAGCAGGAATGATAAAGGGAAAGGGAAAATGGTTGATGCTGATAAAGGGAAAGGGAAACTGGTTGACACCATAGCGGTATCCTCAACCACAACTGTACCGGTAGTTAACAGACAACCAGTTGAAGGTCCATCTGTTTCATCCTCATCTACAGTTGGGAGGTTTATTAGGAAGTCTAAAGATGACTCGCCCGATTCTGCTACTCTTGATAGCAGAGATGAAAACGATTCATTAAGAAAAGTTGCTTTGATTTCTCAGTACGAGTATGAAGATGAGTATGATGACTCTTTCGACGACCTAGGTCTAAGTGTTGCAGAGTCAGGGGTGGAGGAAACTGAAATATTAAGTGACAAACTCATCTCGAACTTTGGAAAGAGTCAACCTGAAAGTTCTGGTCAAACTATGCCTAGTTCAAAGTGGGGCTCAAGACAGAAACCCCAATACTATGTCAAGGATGGTAAGAATTATAGTTATAAGGTTGCAGGTTCAGTTGCAGTTGCAAATGCCAATGAAGCCTCATTAGTAACCCAAGCTCAGGAGGAATTAATACATCGCCTTGGACGCGGTGGCAACCTTCCCCTTGGTGCAGTTAAGAAGCTGGTGGAGCATGAGGAGCAAACCAACCAGCCTGATGTTTCTGAAACAGGAAGGAGGGAACATACAAGGAACCCTAGGGGCAGAGGAAGAAGGGGAGGAGGAAGACAAAGAGAGTCGCAGGCGGAGCAAGAAAACCTGCCCGACAACACTGAAGCTGAAGAGAGAGGGAATGTAGGAAATCATCGGGGCAGGGGAAGAAGGGGTAGTGGCAGGCATAATAATTACAGGAAGGATAGGGCCATGAATAAGCATTTCTCTGGATTGACTGGTTTTTAG
- the LOC107918082 gene encoding activating signal cointegrator 1 complex subunit 2 isoform X2, translating to MQEKKLLDLPKLLDICAIYGHENDDLTKLLISNALKAQPTIHDNLTGVLSHFLSIVHTMHERCSTSLEVLLSSGNHGDHGFYRLHTDFLEVMDFINDAIVSMDAFITAYRPAAVFFSCPVEMSYGNEELLTALSRLHDNLLPSLQRGFQISTKSGEFTMLTDIAISLKMLSLRIVELGWKLLDICYLSDEVFLDGHPIPTASKMFPATVEDPFIRADILVQTLREINGVSLQSLENEKQDTFLKSVEKNCNIMSKLENLQNTGWIFMDDEQFQYLSGIMTFSTKGIAKEQTPKPPMSAPATSSKVQMDEDAAIMQSKISQVKDLFPDYGKGFIAACLEVYNQNPEEVIQRILEGTLHEDLLALDTSLETMPVPKSASTLSRNDKGKGKMVDADKGKGKLVDTIAVSSTTTVPVVNRQPVEGPSVSSSSTVGRFIRKSKDDSPDSATLDSRDENDSLRKVALISQYEYEDEYDDSFDDLGLSVAESGVEETEILSDKLISNFGKSQPESSGQTMPSSKWGSRQKPQYYVKDGKNYSYKVAGSVAVANANEASLVTQAQEELIHRLGRGGNLPLGAVKKLVEHEEQTNQPDVSETGRREHTRNPRGRGRRGGGRQRESQAEQENLPDNTEAEERGNVGNHRGRGRRGSGRHNNYRKDRAMNKHFSGLTGF from the exons ATGCAG GAGAAGAAATTGCTTGACTTGCCCAAGTTGTTGGACATATGCGCTATTTATggtcatgaaaatgatgatctgACTAAATTGCTG ATTTCAAATGCTCTGAAAGCTCAGCCTACAATCCATGATAATCTGACTGGGGTATTGTCTCATTTCTTGAGTATTGTTCACACAATGCATGAACGCTGCAGCACATCTTTGGAG GTCCTTCTCTCTTCTGGAAATCATGGGGATCATGGATTTTATCGGCTTCATACTGACTTTTTGGAG GTGATGGACTTTATTAATGATGCCATTGTATCCATGGATGCTTTTATTACCGCGTACAGACCTGCAGCTGTTTTTTTCTCTTGCCCTGTTGAAATGAG TTATGGAAATGAAGAATTGCTCACAGCTCTTTCACGTCTGCATGACAATTTACTTCCATCTTTGCAGCGAGGTTTTCAAATCAGTACTAAATCAGGAGAATTCACAATGCTAACAGATATTGCTATAAGTTTGAAGATGTTATCTTTGAGAATAGTTGAACTTGGTTGGAAACTATTAGATATTTGCTATCTTAGTGATGAAGTGTTTTTGGATGGACATCCTATTCCAACTGCATCAAAGATGTTTCCAGCCACAGTGGAAGATCCATTTATAAGAGCAGATATTTTAGTTCAAACTCTTAGGGAGATAAATGGAGTTTCATTGCAAAGTCTGGAGAACGAGAAACAAGATACTTTCCTTAAGAGTGTTGAAAAGAATTGCAATATAATGAGCAAACTTGAGAATTTGCAGAATACTG GGTGGATATTCATGGATGATGAACAGTTTCAGTATCTATCTGGGATTATGACGTTTTCAACAAAGGGCATTGCTAAAGAGCAAACCCCTAAACCCCCCATGTCAGCCCCGGCGACAAGCAGCAAGGTACAGATGGATGAAGATGCAGCAATTATGCAATCAAAAATCAGCCAAGTTAAAGATCTCTTTCCTGATTATGGCAAAGGGTTTATAGCTGCATGCCTTGAAGTTTATAACCAGAATCCAGAAGAGGTTATTCAGAGGATTCTTGAGGGAACACTTCATGAAGATCTGCTGGCCTTGGACACTTCCCTGGAGACAATGCCAGTGCCCAAGTCTGCTTCAACCCTGAGCAGGAATGATAAAGGGAAAGGGAAAATGGTTGATGCTGATAAAGGGAAAGGGAAACTGGTTGACACCATAGCGGTATCCTCAACCACAACTGTACCGGTAGTTAACAGACAACCAGTTGAAGGTCCATCTGTTTCATCCTCATCTACAGTTGGGAGGTTTATTAGGAAGTCTAAAGATGACTCGCCCGATTCTGCTACTCTTGATAGCAGAGATGAAAACGATTCATTAAGAAAAGTTGCTTTGATTTCTCAGTACGAGTATGAAGATGAGTATGATGACTCTTTCGACGACCTAGGTCTAAGTGTTGCAGAGTCAGGGGTGGAGGAAACTGAAATATTAAGTGACAAACTCATCTCGAACTTTGGAAAGAGTCAACCTGAAAGTTCTGGTCAAACTATGCCTAGTTCAAAGTGGGGCTCAAGACAGAAACCCCAATACTATGTCAAGGATGGTAAGAATTATAGTTATAAGGTTGCAGGTTCAGTTGCAGTTGCAAATGCCAATGAAGCCTCATTAGTAACCCAAGCTCAGGAGGAATTAATACATCGCCTTGGACGCGGTGGCAACCTTCCCCTTGGTGCAGTTAAGAAGCTGGTGGAGCATGAGGAGCAAACCAACCAGCCTGATGTTTCTGAAACAGGAAGGAGGGAACATACAAGGAACCCTAGGGGCAGAGGAAGAAGGGGAGGAGGAAGACAAAGAGAGTCGCAGGCGGAGCAAGAAAACCTGCCCGACAACACTGAAGCTGAAGAGAGAGGGAATGTAGGAAATCATCGGGGCAGGGGAAGAAGGGGTAGTGGCAGGCATAATAATTACAGGAAGGATAGGGCCATGAATAAGCATTTCTCTGGATTGACTGGTTTTTAG